Genomic DNA from Dermochelys coriacea isolate rDerCor1 chromosome 27, rDerCor1.pri.v4, whole genome shotgun sequence:
GGGAGCTCATATGGGCCAGTTGGGATAGAAGGGGAGTCTCAGGATGCAGCTGTTGGGAACTGGGCTGACACTCGGCAAATTCATTTCAGACGTGGGTCACCAAAGCGCTGCCAGATGGGGGCGCCCTCCCAACTCTGCTGACCTAGGCTGGGTCTAGTGGGTTGGGgccgggggctgggagctaggacttctgggttctctccccagccctgttgCTGGCTCAACACCTTGGAGAACGAGCCCGATTCCATTCAGGCTCtggtgctggctgtggggcagTGCCCAGAGGTCTGGCTGGAGCTCAGATGGGGTGGGCAGAGGCTAATCCCAAAACCTGCAGCGCAGGAGAATGATGGGTCCCCCCGGGAGCGAGTGGAAGAAAACCCAGCCCCCCTCCAAAGGGCTCATCCATGCCCTGGTCCTGCCTCACGACCTGGCCCCTGCAGCTGCCAAGGGGTTAATGCCGCCTCATGTGGGTGAGCGAAGGGCACAGTTCTGAGTGGGGAGGCTGGGTGTCCCACAGCCCCCCTCCTGCGCCGGCCAGGGTTCGGCTGCTGAGGGGGCTCCCTCTCCTGGCCACAGCCCCTTGGGGTCATGGGAGAGACAAGGCACGGGGGAgagggtgccaggactcctgggttctcttcctggttctGTGCCCTGGGCAAATGGCTCCCTCTCTTACCCTGTCCCCCCCCTCACCTCTCCCATAACCTGGCCAAAAGGGGCCCCGATGGAGGCTGCTCCCCCCAGCCTGCCTGGGGCCCAAGAGgactagccctgagcccctctcccagggtggggggcagtgggggctcaggcagggaggaggctggggagaggggtccaGGCAGCGCACTTGGTAGGCCAGCTCCCTGACGGACTCTCCCGGCCTTCCCCACAGCCCGAGGACATCGGCCAGTCGCCCATGGCCTCCATGCCTGACGGGGACAAGGTTGACCTGGAGGCGTTCAGCGAGTTTACAAAAATCATTACCCCAGCCATCACCCGCGTGGTGGACTTTGCCAAAAAACTGCCCATGTTTTCAGAGGtaggcgggggcagggggagggtggtcagcaggggaggggagatgggttGAGTGGGGGGCAGAGACTTgaggagggcagagagggggtTAAAAGcaggggggacggggagggacagggcctgggggagGAGTCCAAGGGGGGAAGTGGGCGGAGCACGGGGCAGCCGAGGGTCTCTCccgcccctgccctcccccccgcgTGTCtgactccccctctccccgccccgcgGCAGCTGCCTTGCGAGGACCAGATCATCCTGCTGAAGGGCTGCTGCATGGAGATCATGTCGCTGCGGGCGGCCGTGCGCTACGACCCCGAGAGCGAGACACTGACGCTGAGCGGCGAGATGGCCGTCAAGCGGGAGCAGCTGAAGAATGGCGGGCTGGGTGTGGTGTCCGACGCCATCTTCGACCTGGGCAAGTCGCTCTCCGCCTTCAACCTGGACGACACGGAGGTGGCGCTGCTCCAGGCCGTGCTGCTCATGTCCTCAGGTAAGGGCCAGCGGGGGGCAGCCGCCCCCTCACCCactgggccctgctgctggggagggataTTCCCATCATGCACCTGGCCACATGGCCGATGCTGCCCGTGGGGCTAGGGGGTGGTTCCTTCCTCCCCTTGTGAGCTCAGCTGAGATCTCCAtgacctgcccccgccccccccatcagcttcccttGCTGGGGTCCCCACGCGCTCGCTGCAGGGATGCACCAGCTCAGCATCTGTAGGGAGGGTGAATCGCCCGCTGCTTGTGCCCGCTAAGAGCGCCAGGGGAGAGGCCCAGGGCACAGGAGACAAAGCCCCCCGGTGCAGTCAGTGAGCCCAGAGCCGGAGCCATTGCTCAGGTATCAGagagagctggagacagagagCTTGTGGTGGGGCCAGGTGTCTGGCtagatgggggcagggaagagtaGATAGCGGGTAGTTGTGGAGATGAACAGATAAAGGAGCATCTATGGAGTGGAGATACGGGGTAATGATGGGACTGAATAGCCAGATGGGTGGGTAGGTAGGTTGGGGGGGTCattggaggggttggggggcacaggggaagaggtggggagggaggggtggatagagggggcatggtggggggtTTGGATGGAGGGGGGCAGATAGTTAGTGGTAGGCACGGTGGGACCCTCGGGCAGAGGCTGCGTTGCCCCCGGCCCCTCTGACGCCCGCCCGTCTCGCCCGCAGACCGCACTGGGCTGTTGCGGGTGGAGAAGATCGAGAAGTGCCAGGAGACCTACCTGCTGGCGTTCGAACACTACATCAACTATCGCAAACACAACATTCCCCACTTCTGGCCCAAGCTGCTGATGAAGGTGACCGACCTGCGCATGATCGGAGCCTGCCACGCCAGCCGCTTCCTGCACATGAAGGTGGAGTGCCCCACCGAGCTGTTCCCACCCCTCTTCCTCGAGGTGTTTGAGGATCAGGAAGtctagggtggggggaggggagggggccagggggcggggccaggactCGGGcaagagccccgcccccagcccctcgTGGACACGTTTTACTTGGTTCTTTTtcgttttggtttgtttttctaaatATTGCGCGTGGGTGTCAACCGGCAgtgccgcccccgccccccgccccgtgGAGGGGGTGGGaccatgggggcagggctgctgtcggggtgggggggaggggcaaaacttttcaaaaaccacacaaaacatgggcttgggggggaggagttggATTTGGAGTAGCAGGGGAGGATAAGTGGAACCTGGATCTCCtttcctctgaacccctcagttatgggggtgtgggggggtggatacGTAGCCCTGATTTCCACCCAACTGCAGGatgaacccccccacacacagtatTCTCCGTCCCATCACCTCCCTGGCACTGGGCTCAGCTGGCACCTCACGGCTCCCCCCAAATAAACCTCTCTCGTTCCACGGACTTtatgaattttgtttgtttgcacagGACAGTCCCAGACGTCAGAGCGTTTGTTTCCTTTATTATTTCCTTaggtgattttgtttttgttctttttagcaTTTATTCCCTCCCTGAGAGGCTAAAATATTAACTAACTGCACTTTGAGAAGAGAAAAGCTATTAAATTATTAGCGGGGAGAACCTGGGCACAGGGAGAGGGGTTGAGGTTAGGAGGGGGGGGTTCAGGCCACGGAGCCGAGCATGAACGAcaaatgcacttttttttattaaaagacaaaactCCAGCGGGAAATCGCTGGCTAGATTCCCAGGGGTGCCTCGATTTCCCATCGAACTACCGGGCGCGAAGCCAGGGTGCCAGCTGAACCCCATGCCAGGGTTGCAGGGTTGGGCCACCGGAGaatgtcagctccctgccacactgGAGAATCGGGGCTCCGAGGTTTGGCTGTCAGGTCCCttgccctctccccacctcccccgcaAAAATCCGCCACTTCGGCCCATCTACCTCTTAGGCTGGATGGGGCAGGCAGGTCTGTCCTGACACCCCAATCCCCCCAGCACACCCACCTCTCCCCCAGTGCAAGAGCCTGCCGAGGGCTGTAGTGCCGACACTTTCCCGAAGGTGAGGCAGCCATGTGCAAGGGAGAGGGGCTTCAGCCCGCAGGGgttgggggctgtgctgggggcgggaagggagataagagctggtcaaaaaaactGGCTTTTAACAATCTCTCGCAGGACAATTTGGTTTTCCTTTGAGCCGTTTTTTTCCTGCAGAGAAGCTCCCCGCGGAAAGTTCGGATGCTTCGTTGGCAGAACAAACACCAGAAAACTTAAAGAACTGAATTCGGAATTGTGCCTCCGGGGAGTTGTGGTTTGGGGGCCTCGAGCTCCCATTCATCTCTATGGGATGGACTCTCTGGTCGGActccatctcccatgatgcaccatggccagAGGCTCCCATGGGGCACCCCTTGCCCAAGAACAGTGACTGGGGCATCATGGAGGATGGAGTCCAGCCCAAGAAACCAGCCCCCGGGGAGGAGAATGGGAGTGTGaggcatctgaactacaactcccatcaggcAGCATGGTGCCATTTTGAATGGAAATATTGCGGTTTTCAATATTTTGCCAAAAAGTCATAATTTTCTGTGGGGAAGTTGcctattttctgaccagctctgcctGGGCAGCTCCCCCCTGGCCAGGTCCCTGCCCCTCCAGTGGCCTGTCTGTCTCTGATACCCCCAGGGCAGGGAACATCTGCTCATCACCTCCGACAACGTGCCCCCGAGAGAACCCCTTGCTCAGCAAGGGGCCAGGGAGGACCATTCGCTGAGCCCCACCCACGCCGCTCCCCATGGGGCCCATGCTTTTAATGGGTCGGTGCCCGCCCTCAGCACGCGCTTTCCACGGGAcggccccctccccgccaccGCTCACTGCACTAATGCTGTCAGTCGTCTGCCCTGTATTGGCCTGCAGCATGTGCTCT
This window encodes:
- the THRA gene encoding thyroid hormone receptor alpha isoform X2 yields the protein MEQKPSTLDCLSEPEETRWLDGKRKRKSSQCSVKSSMSGYIPSYLDKDEQCVVCGDKATGYHYRCITCEGCKGFFRRTIQKNLHPTYSCKYDGSCVIDKITRNQCQLCRFKKCIAVGMAMDLVLDDSKRVAKRKLIEENRERRRKEEMIKTLQHRPEPSAEEWELIHVVTEAHRSTNAQGSHWKQKRKFLPEDIGQSPMASMPDGDKVDLEAFSEFTKIITPAITRVVDFAKKLPMFSELPCEDQIILLKGCCMEIMSLRAAVRYDPESETLTLSGEMAVKREQLKNGGLGVVSDAIFDLGKSLSAFNLDDTEVALLQAVLLMSSDRTGLLRVEKIEKCQETYLLAFEHYINYRKHNIPHFWPKLLMKVTDLRMIGACHASRFLHMKVECPTELFPPLFLEVFEDQEV
- the THRA gene encoding thyroid hormone receptor alpha isoform X1, with the translated sequence MGTGGATRLSGGLPRGGGSGGIAAGNQALFSLCCRWLDGKRKRKSSQCSVKSSMSGYIPSYLDKDEQCVVCGDKATGYHYRCITCEGCKGFFRRTIQKNLHPTYSCKYDGSCVIDKITRNQCQLCRFKKCIAVGMAMDLVLDDSKRVAKRKLIEENRERRRKEEMIKTLQHRPEPSAEEWELIHVVTEAHRSTNAQGSHWKQKRKFLPEDIGQSPMASMPDGDKVDLEAFSEFTKIITPAITRVVDFAKKLPMFSELPCEDQIILLKGCCMEIMSLRAAVRYDPESETLTLSGEMAVKREQLKNGGLGVVSDAIFDLGKSLSAFNLDDTEVALLQAVLLMSSDRTGLLRVEKIEKCQETYLLAFEHYINYRKHNIPHFWPKLLMKVTDLRMIGACHASRFLHMKVECPTELFPPLFLEVFEDQEV